The Nicotiana tomentosiformis chromosome 2, ASM39032v3, whole genome shotgun sequence genome includes the window ttctatgttgcatttatttatataaaccatctttgtatatttatacaaatatctttttctttgaCTGACTTGCTTCGTgaagatttcattcatgccttgcgTATGTTTTCATGCGGATTTAGGTGATTTCATCAAATTCGACCTTCGTAGcctttatggccgagtgagtatttgcttgagctcaaaataaaagtagcccataggcttggtgATCGAGTGaacgtttcgaactcgaagtaagatagcccttaggctttgaaaattgagtgagtgattatttcgaacttgaactcaaagtatcttagtccgtagacttttatgatcgagtgagtgattgctcgaactcgaagtaagatagcccttaggctttaataattgagtgagtgattgttttcaaactcgaactcaaagtatcttagcccgtaggctttttatgatcgagtgagtgattgctcgaactcgaagtaaaatagcctttaggctttaataattgagtgagtgattattttcgaactcgaactcgaactcgaactcaaagtatcttagctcgtaggctttctatgatcgagtgagtgattgcccgaactcgaagtaagatagcctttaggctttaataattgagtgagtgattgttttcgaactcgaactcaaagtatcttagcccgtaggctttttatgatcgagtgagtgattgctcgaactcgaagtaagatagcccttaggctttaataactgagtgagtgattgttttcgaactcgaactcaaagtatcttagcccgtaggctttttatgatcgagtgagtgattgctcgaactcgaagtaagatagcccttaggctttaataactGAGTAAGTGAttgttttcgaactcgaactcaaaatatcttagcccgtaggctttttatgatcgagtgagtgattgctcgaactcgaagtaagatagaccttaggctttaataattgagtgagtgattgttttcgaactcgaactcaaagtatcttagctcGTAGGCtcctgtttgaatcatgaagcaggaagatcttttcaaagtgtgagatatctGGGGAAAAAAACTATCCTTTATAattcattatacatgtgtttgtatcttgtgctAGAGTTCGAGCTAAACTACGTGGGAATGGTTCAtcttgaccatttggcccttacacctttctctatcgagaccctgttcgaCATGAATTTTGATATGAAACAACTTTCTTGcgccgaacttgatttattccgattggtagccccccagtattcgaggatgattatgaaggagcctcggatactattgatttgtcctcgggtagcacatagttgttgtctcgttaaaaactttgccggaaaaatccatttgggataaaagccgaactaaggaaaaagagtataacgcgtgctttgaaaccagaggtcttgatgttttttgtccaattcctgcaatgagttagtgtcgagtatacgtatatagacgatagagaagagaaaatcataccttaacaataatatcgtttgagaagcgatatgttccaattgtttggtaatggttttccATCCATTGCTCCAAGTTTATATGACCCTtttcccgactatatcgaggacttgatagggtccttcccaatttgggccgagcttcccttcattagaatttagagtattgatggtgaccttccttaggaccaagtccccggtcttgaaatggcggaggttgtttcttctgttgtagtacctttcgattcgttgtttttgtgTAGCCAGTCGAACCAGtgccgcttctcatttttcatctaataattcgaggctagtatttatTGCCTCGTAGTTCTATTCTTCCGATGTATGTCAGAACCTTGCacttggttccccgacttcaaccgaAATTAAAGCTgcggagccatacactaaggaaaatggAGTATCTCAtgtactggatttagatgttttccgatatgcccaaaggacctcgggcaaaatttctctccactttcctttggcttcgttcaatattttctttatgttttggatgaaaatcttgtttgttgattcggcctgtccgttcccactaggatgatatagTGTTGAcagtatcctttttattttatgatcttcgagaaattttgtcacttttccgccgataaattgcttaccattgtcACATGTTATTTCAGCTGGTATACCAAATctacacacgatgtgatcccagatgaaatatataacctctttctctcttactttttcGAATAcctgtgcttcaacctatttagagaaatagtcagtcataaacaaattgaatttagctttacctggggccgatggtagagggccgacgatatccattccccatttcatgaatggccatggagaaatgACTGAATGAAGCTACTcttcgggttgatggatcattggtgcaaacctttgacgtTTATCACATTTTCAAACGAACTCTTTAGTGTCCttctccatgctatcccagtagtatcctgctttGATGATTTTGCGAATTAATGGTTCGGGgccggagtggtttccacaagtgccttcatggacctcacgtaaaacataatcggtgtcttctagtcccaagcatactgccagttGTCCGTCAAACATCCTTCTGtacaatgttccatcttcaatcaacgtgaatcgagcagccttggttcgtagaaccctcgagtctttagggttcgatgggagttttccgctctttaagtattcaatatacctattcctccaatcccaggttaagcttgtggagtttatctcagcATTCCTTCCCTCGATTATAGATCTCGAAagttgaatgacagtccccgagtcgaTCTTATATTCTTCGACCGGCGACTCTAGATTTGCGATtgcgtcggcctcactgttttgttctcgaggcacaagttgtagggtccattctttgaaacggtgtagagttacctgtagtttgtccaaatacctctgcATCCTATCTTCTAGAACTTTGAAAGTTTTGTtcacttggttcaccactagcaaagagtcatatttggcttcaatgacttctgctcccaagcttttagctagctcgagacctgcaatcatggcctcgtattcggcctcattgttaattAATCTAGTAGTTCTGACGGATTTGACTAATAATTCCATCTGTGAGAGGTTTTAATACGATTCCTAGCCCGgatcccttcacatttgaagcaccatctgtgtagagggtccaaactcctgacgatgtacctgattttaacaagagttccttttcaacttcgggtacgagggttggtgtgaaatcgaccacgaagtctgctaaaa containing:
- the LOC138905203 gene encoding uncharacterized protein, producing the protein MELLVKSVRTTRLINNEAEYEAMIAGLELAKSLGAEVIEAKYDSLLVVNQVNKTFKVLEDRMQRYLDKLQVTLHRFKEWTLQLVPREQNSEADAIANLESPVEEYKIDSGTVIQLSRSIIEGRNAEINSTSLTWDWRNRRMFDGQLAVCLGLEDTDYVLREVHEGTCGNHSGPEPLIRKIIKAGYYWDSMEKDTKEFV